In one Candidatus Nitronereus thalassa genomic region, the following are encoded:
- a CDS encoding GDP-mannose 4,6-dehydratase: MLTGKSIKRVLITGISGSGGSYLAEYIVSKQPHVEVHGISRWHSTASNENLAAIHDKVIIHECDLNDFSSVLSTLKTVQPDVIFHIASHANVKASFITPLAVLNNNIMGTANLFEAVRLTEISPIIQLCSTSEVYGQVDPTEVPISEENQLRPSSPYAVSKVAQDLLGWTYFRSYHMKIIRTRMFAYLNPRRTDLFATSFARQVARIEQGLQDELLHGNLNSVRTLIDVRDAMEAYWVAILHCRPGAAYNIGGQTSMSVGEFLELLIKESKVPIKARVDPNLLRPSDVTLQVPKLEKFAAETGWAPKYSVEESMKYLLTFWRNRVLEEKKILEVTAYQP; the protein is encoded by the coding sequence ATGTTAACTGGCAAATCAATAAAACGAGTACTTATTACTGGAATCTCCGGATCAGGTGGGAGTTACCTTGCAGAATATATTGTTTCGAAGCAACCTCATGTAGAAGTGCATGGGATTTCACGTTGGCATAGTACGGCATCAAACGAGAATTTGGCTGCCATTCACGACAAGGTCATTATCCATGAATGTGATTTAAACGATTTCAGTTCAGTACTTTCTACTCTGAAAACTGTTCAGCCTGACGTAATTTTCCATATTGCTTCCCATGCCAATGTTAAAGCTTCCTTCATAACGCCTCTGGCTGTTTTGAATAATAATATTATGGGGACCGCCAATTTATTTGAGGCGGTTAGACTGACGGAAATTTCCCCGATAATTCAGCTGTGCAGTACCTCTGAGGTTTATGGGCAGGTTGATCCAACCGAAGTTCCAATATCAGAAGAAAACCAATTGAGACCGTCAAGTCCTTATGCAGTCTCGAAAGTTGCTCAAGACCTTTTGGGGTGGACATATTTTCGTAGTTACCACATGAAAATAATTCGGACACGTATGTTTGCGTACCTGAATCCACGACGGACTGATTTATTTGCCACTTCATTTGCAAGGCAAGTAGCCAGAATCGAACAGGGCCTTCAAGACGAATTACTCCATGGGAACCTGAATTCTGTTCGTACTTTGATTGATGTGCGTGATGCAATGGAGGCCTACTGGGTGGCGATTTTACATTGTCGACCAGGGGCGGCCTATAACATTGGCGGCCAAACCTCAATGAGTGTCGGGGAATTCCTTGAGCTTCTCATTAAAGAAAGTAAAGTGCCTATTAAAGCAAGGGTCGATCCGAACTTATTAAGACCTTCAGACGTAACACTTCAGGTGCCCAAACTAGAAAAGTTTGCTGCGGAAACTGGATGGGCACCCAAATACTCTGTGGAAGAAAGCATGAAATATTTGCTGACGTTTTGGCGAAATCGGGTTTTGGAAGAAAAGAAAATTCTAGAGGTTACGGCTTATCAGCCATAA
- a CDS encoding glycosyltransferase, with amino-acid sequence MKFLILEANNEDTRLLDQSISRSLINYGGYQVKTLDPCAIYEQEGSAGLEAAIENVVYEDKIDVFICCAFGMWMELNPEFIYHRLSDCYRVYIVGDDEGHFELFDRYNGQAYDLVISANPLVERYHLYQIDAEYYPSVYPAHLFCPSDENQNKKHDVSFIGAVKGKTGREAGIAMLEGAGISVESFGFGTKNGPISNEGALSLYRHSRINLNFTGTWRSPLAPNDTIMHRVRAVKGRCTKIALCGSFVLSEYAPGIERLFDVGREIDVFRDRQELVEKVHYYLEHEEVREQMAARAHARATEYYDEAKYWARVGECLERRMLVQRASKKDRLLMFIDKPFWSSYGACRFKYLVIFLFAGRFFLFLHELRLLIRAGRFNLRAAVWFAATGLHIARQRSRFAAGVAALARGVRRLFRQG; translated from the coding sequence ATGAAATTTCTTATTCTGGAGGCTAATAATGAAGATACCCGTTTACTTGACCAGAGTATATCTCGCTCACTTATTAACTATGGCGGATATCAAGTTAAGACCTTGGATCCTTGTGCCATCTATGAGCAGGAAGGGAGCGCTGGTCTCGAGGCAGCAATTGAGAATGTGGTCTATGAGGATAAGATCGACGTGTTCATCTGTTGTGCGTTTGGTATGTGGATGGAACTCAATCCTGAGTTTATCTATCACCGGTTGAGCGATTGTTACCGAGTGTACATTGTAGGGGATGATGAAGGTCATTTCGAGCTGTTCGATCGTTATAATGGTCAAGCCTACGACCTAGTAATCTCTGCCAATCCTCTGGTGGAGCGCTATCATCTGTATCAGATAGACGCTGAATACTACCCCAGCGTCTATCCGGCCCATTTGTTCTGTCCTTCTGACGAAAACCAAAATAAAAAGCATGATGTTTCCTTCATAGGAGCCGTGAAAGGCAAAACAGGTCGCGAAGCCGGAATTGCAATGCTTGAAGGCGCAGGTATTTCCGTTGAGTCCTTCGGGTTTGGAACAAAAAACGGCCCAATCTCGAACGAAGGAGCGTTGTCCTTGTATCGTCATTCTCGGATAAACCTGAACTTTACTGGAACTTGGCGTTCTCCTTTGGCGCCAAATGACACGATCATGCACAGGGTTCGAGCAGTTAAGGGCCGCTGCACGAAGATTGCGCTATGCGGATCCTTTGTCCTGTCGGAATATGCCCCCGGTATCGAACGTCTTTTCGACGTTGGCCGTGAGATTGATGTTTTTCGCGATCGGCAAGAACTTGTGGAAAAGGTGCACTACTACCTCGAACACGAGGAAGTTCGTGAGCAGATGGCTGCCCGCGCCCACGCTCGAGCGACTGAATACTATGATGAGGCAAAATACTGGGCAAGAGTGGGGGAGTGTCTTGAAAGGCGCATGCTTGTCCAACGTGCTTCCAAGAAAGACCGGTTGCTAATGTTCATAGACAAGCCCTTCTGGTCCTCCTATGGAGCATGCCGATTCAAATACCTCGTGATCTTTCTTTTTGCCGGCCGGTTTTTCTTGTTTTTGCACGAGCTCCGTCTGCTCATTCGCGCTGGCCGGTTTAATCTCAGAGCAGCGGTGTGGTTTGCGGCAACAGGGTTGCACATCGCCAGGCAACGCTCACGTTTTGCGGCAGGGGTTGCTGCCCTCGCACGTGGCGTGCGTAGATTATTCCGGCAGGGCTAA
- a CDS encoding glycosyltransferase, with protein MIPNKAGFLFSDLDIAGCLERCLGAMVVELDPDATYKMVGMSGLEQEICRLVEKHRINLLVYWTAGYDFRPRFLYDKLSHVFKVLMTGDDEYGFDNADRYYGQCFDLVLTHNPLNERYQIYGIDSKVFPSVYDSSIFCPGEQRPRDIPVSFIGTALNKTGREGAVRQLMDAGIEVQLYGPGSSAGVLPRDRVIDVYRRSCINLNFTGMGSYALDSEQTIVRRIRQVKGRCTKIALCGSFVLSEYAPGIEKWFHIGREIDVFNDESELLDKARFYLTHEDVREKMATRAHARALEDYDESKYWTSMGRMIEERAAEKRHGRWRRLPLYVDRPFWAAYGAWRFKYLAIFFFMGKLGLFLEELLLLIRAGRFNPTAAIWMGAAGLHTVRQSSKVADWIAVIAHKIRKLGRPGV; from the coding sequence ATGATTCCAAACAAGGCCGGATTTCTTTTCAGCGATCTTGATATAGCAGGCTGCCTGGAGCGTTGTCTCGGGGCTATGGTGGTTGAATTAGACCCTGATGCAACTTACAAGATGGTTGGGATGTCGGGCCTTGAACAAGAAATCTGCCGTCTCGTGGAAAAGCACAGGATCAATCTGCTTGTATATTGGACCGCAGGGTACGACTTTCGTCCACGTTTTCTCTACGACAAACTGAGCCATGTTTTTAAAGTGCTTATGACGGGAGATGATGAGTATGGATTTGATAATGCGGACCGGTACTATGGGCAGTGCTTTGATCTAGTGCTTACTCACAATCCATTGAATGAGCGCTATCAGATCTATGGTATCGATTCAAAGGTTTTCCCTAGCGTATACGACTCATCGATTTTCTGCCCGGGAGAGCAGAGGCCCAGGGACATTCCGGTATCATTTATTGGTACTGCCCTAAACAAAACGGGCCGAGAGGGAGCCGTTCGACAGTTGATGGATGCTGGAATCGAAGTGCAACTATACGGGCCAGGGTCGTCAGCAGGAGTTCTTCCCCGTGATCGGGTCATCGACGTCTATCGCCGTTCCTGCATAAATCTGAATTTCACGGGCATGGGTAGCTATGCGCTCGATTCTGAGCAGACGATTGTTCGCCGTATTCGGCAGGTCAAGGGCCGATGCACAAAAATTGCCTTGTGCGGTTCATTTGTGCTTTCGGAATACGCGCCTGGAATTGAGAAGTGGTTTCATATTGGCAGAGAGATTGATGTCTTTAATGACGAGAGCGAGCTTCTGGATAAGGCGCGATTCTATCTTACGCATGAGGATGTTCGGGAGAAAATGGCTACGCGCGCTCATGCGCGTGCTCTTGAAGATTATGACGAATCAAAGTATTGGACAAGTATGGGACGCATGATTGAGGAGCGTGCTGCTGAAAAAAGGCATGGACGTTGGAGGCGGTTACCACTGTATGTGGATAGACCCTTCTGGGCTGCATATGGTGCGTGGCGTTTTAAATATTTGGCGATTTTCTTTTTTATGGGAAAGCTAGGCCTGTTTCTGGAGGAGTTGCTTCTTCTGATACGGGCAGGTCGGTTTAATCCCACCGCAGCTATTTGGATGGGTGCTGCCGGCCTTCATACGGTACGACAATCCTCAAAAGTTGCAGATTGGATTGCGGTTATCGCGCATAAAATACGTAAACTTGGTAGGCCTGGGGTATGA
- a CDS encoding aldo/keto reductase: protein MNYRTLGRSGIQVSEIGFGAWGIGGSHKGAIAYGPTIDNESRKALRKAFDLGVTFYDTADLYGYGHSEALIGQELKSQRHNIMIASKVGMLDHSGGQNFSVDHIQTSIEKSMRRLQTDYIDLYQLHDPPLHIMEDEAVLGCLSSLKKEGKVRSLGISVRSPEDALTAIKQFEFESVQVNFNMLDQRAVECGVMDLCRNEGVGIVVRTPLCFGFLAGQLSAETDFDGQDHRKNWSISQKECWANAPQLFNLAPESGCQTEAQKALRYCLSYPEVSTVIPGMLSEKEVTENVGASQMGPLQKTELKRIQDVYKEHTFFLGKTGAN from the coding sequence ATGAATTATAGAACACTCGGACGCTCCGGCATTCAGGTCTCAGAAATTGGTTTTGGTGCCTGGGGTATTGGTGGATCTCATAAGGGAGCTATTGCCTATGGGCCCACGATCGACAATGAAAGTCGAAAGGCCTTACGAAAGGCCTTTGATCTAGGCGTAACATTTTATGACACTGCGGATTTGTATGGATATGGACATTCTGAGGCCTTAATTGGCCAAGAGCTTAAAAGCCAAAGGCATAATATTATGATTGCCTCAAAGGTGGGCATGCTTGATCATAGTGGAGGACAAAATTTTTCCGTTGACCATATTCAAACTTCAATCGAAAAGAGCATGCGCAGGCTCCAAACAGATTATATTGATTTATACCAACTTCACGACCCCCCCCTTCATATAATGGAAGACGAAGCGGTTCTAGGATGCTTATCCTCATTAAAAAAAGAGGGGAAGGTGCGGTCTTTGGGGATTTCTGTCCGTTCACCCGAGGATGCTTTGACGGCAATAAAACAGTTTGAGTTTGAGTCTGTTCAAGTAAATTTTAATATGCTTGATCAACGGGCTGTGGAATGTGGGGTGATGGATTTGTGTAGGAATGAGGGAGTAGGGATTGTTGTCCGAACCCCATTATGTTTTGGATTTTTAGCCGGACAACTTTCGGCTGAGACCGATTTTGATGGGCAAGACCACAGAAAAAATTGGTCTATTTCACAAAAAGAATGTTGGGCCAACGCCCCACAGTTATTTAATTTGGCTCCGGAGAGTGGCTGCCAAACTGAAGCTCAAAAGGCATTGAGATATTGCCTCTCTTATCCTGAAGTTTCTACGGTTATCCCTGGCATGTTATCTGAAAAGGAAGTCACAGAGAATGTTGGAGCTAGCCAAATGGGCCCACTTCAAAAGACTGAGCTAAAACGCATTCAAGATGTGTATAAAGAACATACCTTTTTTCTGGGGAAAACTGGGGCAAATTGA
- a CDS encoding glycosyltransferase, whose translation MLEASALWLQPGSDHPVFRRYAELFGQLFMRLEVLDYRAVYLNVGSRELENRVLSTIKTGVPQVLLYTQFPNSFAYLRHDFLARIREHVPVVGIGWDDEIYFDQVKYFYQNCSAVITTDLDSAKWLEASGVPAYVVVTSWLTHPAPTGMPEDIPVSFVGDLTKPGRREFIERLEAAGITVADFGFGSRNGTLSPEGIAQIFIRSKINLNFTVTNPPAWILRHNPTRVSKRQIKGRPFELASLGRFCLCEWAPCVDHWFTTGVDIDVFRNAGDLVSQTQRYLQDDERRREMGIAARKIFLNELAPEIQFSRVFAEILMHSHRGEGHRNELPPKTPIFYESMGRSRGVAFLHALCRGALLRAIQEIFLNYSWHIAYWRGFFGIGFEIFMKQIRRT comes from the coding sequence ATGCTGGAGGCAAGTGCCCTTTGGTTGCAGCCCGGCAGCGATCATCCGGTGTTCCGGAGATATGCAGAGTTGTTTGGGCAATTATTCATGCGTCTCGAGGTATTGGATTACCGGGCAGTGTATCTTAATGTCGGCAGTCGTGAGCTCGAAAACAGGGTGTTGTCAACCATAAAGACCGGGGTTCCACAAGTTTTACTTTACACTCAATTTCCTAATAGTTTTGCCTACCTCCGACATGATTTTCTGGCACGAATTCGGGAGCACGTACCAGTTGTCGGAATTGGGTGGGACGACGAAATTTACTTTGATCAAGTGAAGTATTTTTATCAAAATTGCAGTGCTGTGATCACGACCGATCTTGATAGCGCCAAGTGGTTGGAAGCGTCTGGTGTTCCAGCATATGTTGTGGTGACTTCCTGGCTTACACATCCTGCTCCGACTGGGATGCCGGAGGATATTCCTGTTTCTTTCGTTGGCGATTTGACTAAGCCGGGGCGAAGGGAATTCATCGAGCGGCTTGAAGCTGCTGGAATCACCGTGGCGGATTTTGGATTCGGTAGCCGTAATGGGACTCTTTCGCCAGAGGGTATTGCTCAGATTTTTATACGAAGCAAGATTAACCTCAATTTTACTGTGACGAATCCTCCGGCCTGGATTTTACGACATAACCCCACGCGAGTGAGTAAAAGACAGATCAAAGGACGTCCCTTCGAGTTGGCATCTCTTGGCCGATTTTGCCTTTGCGAATGGGCACCTTGTGTGGATCATTGGTTTACAACGGGTGTGGACATCGATGTATTTCGCAACGCCGGTGATTTAGTGAGTCAAACCCAGCGTTATTTGCAGGATGATGAACGTCGACGGGAAATGGGGATCGCCGCACGAAAAATATTTTTAAACGAACTTGCCCCTGAGATTCAATTTAGCCGAGTGTTTGCTGAAATTTTAATGCATTCTCACAGAGGGGAGGGGCATCGAAATGAATTACCACCTAAGACCCCAATCTTCTATGAAAGTATGGGCCGGTCTCGTGGGGTGGCATTTCTCCACGCATTGTGTCGTGGGGCACTGCTTCGGGCCATTCAAGAAATTTTCTTAAACTATTCCTGGCACATTGCTTATTGGCGTGGGTTTTTTGGAATTGGTTTTGAAATCTTCATGAAGCAGATTCGCCGTACATGA
- a CDS encoding kinase yields the protein MIITRTPFRLSFFGGGTDYPAWYSRNEGLVIATTFSQYCYITCRRLQPFFDYKSRVVYSKMETVHEHKDIEHPAVRGCLEYLNMTSGLEVHHDADLPAKSGIGSSSTFTVGLLHALHGLKHEMPTKPQLADEAIEVEHSLLGESVGIQDQIMAAYGGLQLIEMGPSCGEKKYRVSPFILPPEYLINLEKFILLGFTGLTRFASEIAGEQIQKMEAGEVNLEELFSITKEALSLLQNNADLEKLGRLLHQSWLLKRSLTNKVSNHLIDSLYKTGLKAGAFGGKLLGAGGGGFMMFFAPPERHNRIKEALPQIRVWVPFRMETQGAQVVFHNEDY from the coding sequence ATGATCATCACAAGGACCCCTTTTCGACTTTCATTTTTTGGAGGGGGGACGGATTATCCTGCGTGGTATTCCCGTAATGAGGGGTTAGTTATTGCCACGACTTTTTCTCAATACTGTTATATCACATGCCGGCGTCTCCAACCATTTTTCGATTACAAATCGCGAGTCGTATATTCCAAAATGGAGACGGTTCATGAACATAAGGATATTGAGCATCCGGCAGTGCGAGGTTGCCTAGAATATTTAAATATGACCTCCGGCTTGGAGGTTCATCATGATGCCGACTTGCCTGCGAAGTCGGGAATTGGGTCGAGTTCAACTTTTACTGTTGGTCTCTTACATGCACTTCATGGGTTGAAGCATGAAATGCCGACAAAACCTCAATTAGCCGATGAGGCTATTGAGGTAGAGCATTCTCTGCTAGGGGAGAGTGTCGGCATTCAAGACCAAATCATGGCAGCTTATGGTGGGTTGCAGTTAATTGAAATGGGGCCTAGCTGCGGAGAGAAAAAATATCGAGTTTCCCCATTTATCTTACCACCAGAATATTTGATAAACCTGGAGAAATTTATCCTATTGGGATTTACAGGATTAACACGTTTTGCTTCAGAAATTGCGGGGGAGCAGATACAAAAAATGGAAGCAGGCGAAGTGAACCTTGAGGAGCTATTTTCCATAACCAAGGAAGCCCTTAGTCTACTTCAAAATAATGCAGATTTGGAAAAATTAGGACGCCTATTACACCAATCCTGGCTACTTAAACGATCATTGACTAACAAGGTTTCGAATCATCTAATAGATTCTTTATATAAAACCGGACTCAAAGCAGGGGCGTTTGGAGGAAAGTTGTTGGGTGCTGGAGGTGGAGGTTTTATGATGTTTTTTGCCCCTCCGGAACGACACAATCGAATAAAAGAAGCTCTCCCGCAAATCCGAGTATGGGTGCCTTTTCGAATGGAAACCCAAGGGGCCCAAGTTGTTTTCCATAACGAAGATTATTAA
- a CDS encoding FkbM family methyltransferase has product MEHNQFLGDCDFLASAPYTTLKTLGLGFVDVGVRDGIHPIVAPIAGLTSALAFEPDQAECVRLQNLYANSTPWKEVWIEPSALYESNGTKTLHITSASTNTSLRHVHDPFVERYEMEKFQPIGMEQVVTRTLDDVLATQFASHPQLGEFIKLDTQGTEFEILMGARKTLTDRTVALLVEVWYCQTYDGQKLFSDIEIFLRSQGFSFYGASVHYRSRKFLDKCQHVTKERPLWADAVFFRDPLPGSFVPISLNERQVHVLFTCAMLLGSYDFALELAQSTWADGKEHDRIARFVHKISRVSRWDAVLSALKLAGEAVISPKRAQITLGKFIDARRDVCNYEEV; this is encoded by the coding sequence ATGGAACATAATCAATTTCTTGGAGATTGTGATTTTTTAGCAAGCGCTCCCTATACAACATTAAAGACTTTGGGGTTGGGGTTTGTAGATGTAGGAGTCCGAGATGGGATTCATCCTATTGTGGCTCCTATTGCTGGCCTTACTTCGGCTTTGGCCTTTGAGCCAGATCAAGCGGAATGTGTTCGTCTTCAAAATCTTTATGCTAATTCTACTCCCTGGAAGGAAGTATGGATTGAACCTTCCGCATTGTATGAAAGCAATGGTACGAAAACCCTCCATATTACTTCTGCCTCTACCAATACTTCACTTCGACACGTCCATGACCCATTTGTTGAACGCTATGAGATGGAAAAATTTCAGCCAATAGGCATGGAGCAAGTCGTCACAAGGACGTTGGACGATGTACTCGCCACACAGTTTGCATCCCACCCGCAATTAGGCGAATTCATTAAGTTAGATACTCAGGGGACAGAGTTTGAGATACTGATGGGTGCAAGGAAGACCCTGACTGATCGAACAGTCGCCCTCTTAGTGGAGGTCTGGTATTGCCAGACCTATGATGGTCAAAAGCTGTTTTCCGATATCGAAATTTTTCTTCGATCGCAAGGTTTTTCCTTTTATGGCGCAAGTGTCCATTATCGTTCGAGGAAGTTTTTGGACAAATGCCAACACGTCACAAAGGAACGTCCGCTTTGGGCCGATGCTGTATTTTTTAGGGATCCCCTGCCAGGCAGTTTCGTCCCGATCAGTCTCAATGAACGTCAGGTGCATGTGCTATTTACCTGTGCAATGCTACTCGGTTCATATGATTTTGCATTAGAGTTAGCCCAATCTACATGGGCCGATGGAAAAGAGCATGACCGTATTGCGCGTTTTGTTCATAAGATTTCCAGGGTTTCCCGTTGGGATGCGGTGCTCTCGGCATTGAAGTTAGCTGGTGAAGCAGTAATCAGCCCAAAACGTGCACAGATAACATTGGGTAAGTTTATTGATGCTAGGCGTGATGTTTGTAATTATGAAGAGGTCTGA
- a CDS encoding glycosyltransferase, with the protein MSLLVIGPDGPDARFNDMYHPITLERYSGFSVHRINPELIYREGGYSALEHEVLRSIAIHKIRIVIYALGTEFDFHPEFLENAIGDTFRVLILGDDEHYFDVSHRYYAQCFDLVLTSNPLHERYRLYGIDAMLLPGIYSTAQFNPGEHKGKTIDVSFIGAMRGKVGRVSYAEALKESGVELQLFGSGTEAGVLSREMVAETYRCTRINLNFTGGNITTPLDAHLSINRRVRQVKGRCSMISLCGSFVLSEYAPGLEKLFDIGKEIDVFHDEEELVEKAKYYLQHEDAREKMAARAHIRALEYYDEAKYWARMGRIIEERATEKEKGCSRRLPLYLDSPFWSAFGSWRFKYIVLFLFSGRLGLFFNEIALLLQTGRFNPSAAISFGGLGLHVACQGSKPATWAAGIVRGIRRFLKGVR; encoded by the coding sequence ATGAGTCTTCTTGTAATAGGTCCAGATGGTCCAGATGCGCGGTTCAATGATATGTACCACCCCATTACCTTGGAAAGGTATAGTGGATTTTCGGTGCATCGGATCAACCCGGAATTAATCTATCGGGAGGGGGGCTATTCTGCACTGGAGCACGAAGTTCTGCGGTCTATCGCGATCCACAAAATCAGGATAGTTATTTATGCGCTTGGAACTGAATTCGACTTTCACCCCGAATTTCTAGAAAACGCTATTGGCGATACTTTTCGAGTGTTGATATTAGGGGATGACGAGCATTACTTTGATGTCTCTCACCGCTACTATGCGCAGTGCTTCGATTTGGTCCTGACGTCGAATCCACTACACGAACGCTATCGATTGTATGGAATCGATGCCATGTTGTTGCCGGGAATCTACAGTACCGCGCAGTTCAATCCTGGAGAACATAAAGGGAAGACCATCGATGTGTCATTTATAGGTGCGATGCGGGGGAAGGTTGGTAGAGTGTCTTACGCTGAAGCTCTCAAAGAGTCGGGTGTCGAGCTTCAGCTCTTTGGGTCTGGTACCGAAGCTGGTGTGTTGTCGCGCGAAATGGTTGCCGAAACTTATCGTTGTACGCGCATCAATCTCAATTTTACGGGTGGCAATATCACCACCCCATTAGATGCACACCTCTCGATCAATCGTCGAGTGCGACAAGTAAAGGGGCGATGTTCTATGATTTCTCTCTGTGGTTCTTTTGTACTTTCGGAATACGCGCCTGGCTTAGAGAAGCTTTTCGACATCGGAAAGGAAATCGATGTTTTTCACGACGAAGAGGAACTAGTCGAGAAGGCAAAATATTATCTTCAGCACGAGGATGCTCGGGAGAAAATGGCAGCCCGTGCACACATTCGTGCATTAGAGTATTACGATGAAGCTAAGTATTGGGCACGCATGGGTCGCATTATTGAGGAGCGTGCCACAGAAAAGGAGAAGGGATGTTCGCGACGCTTGCCACTGTATTTGGATAGTCCCTTTTGGTCCGCTTTCGGGTCATGGCGCTTTAAATACATAGTACTATTTTTGTTTTCCGGCAGGCTTGGGTTGTTTTTCAATGAAATAGCATTGCTGCTACAAACGGGTAGGTTCAATCCTTCCGCGGCGATCTCGTTTGGTGGGCTTGGCTTACACGTCGCTTGCCAGGGTTCAAAACCTGCTACCTGGGCCGCTGGTATTGTGCGAGGTATTCGCCGCTTCCTTAAGGGGGTGAGGTAA
- a CDS encoding ABC transporter ATP-binding protein — protein MIRIARQLWLLLSASERRRSAFLGLLLLINSLAEMSGVISVVPLVAAMTSSTDPCLRLGQTVGHFCSQILPSQNPPMIAAMVFGLIATSNMLAFATTWLSARLTWSVWRRLSASVLTAYMDKPYEFFFELHSSSAVKNIVYETERLAGSLFMPMLIVVSRLIVTCGVAVLIVTIDPLLSLIVIFFLSTIYYIVYRHLHQRVKQSGNLAFQFREQISRIASDTIAGIKELRMLGCGKHFYEKFRLAADVLARQYVYGITLSVLPRYIIETAALAAMLGLAGYLSIKVGGWQASAPILAFYVFAAYRLLPQFQQIFANSIIIQQNSNVADILYELVSSAKSPMSTEVSVLAGRSLSAPIDMEQVSYTYPGSVEPVLKDICMNIPSCLTVGLMGVTGAGKSTVIDLITGFLQPTEGSIKVNGVLLNRELAPVWRTKVGYVPQVPFLLDDTIRGNIAFGLPNVEIVEAQVLSSAKMANIHNFILSLPEGYETMVGEQGIKLSGGQRQRLAIARALYRNPEVLIFDEATSALDRETEQVVIDSIQTLSHKKTMLIISHRPASLKVCDFVYELANGKIILRNSTKEFPLS, from the coding sequence ATGATTCGTATTGCTCGACAGCTTTGGCTTTTATTGAGTGCTTCCGAAAGACGACGGTCTGCATTCCTTGGGCTGCTGTTACTTATAAATAGCCTTGCGGAGATGAGCGGTGTCATCTCAGTTGTCCCACTTGTTGCTGCAATGACCTCTTCGACGGACCCCTGTTTACGCTTAGGACAGACGGTTGGTCACTTTTGTTCTCAGATCCTTCCAAGCCAAAACCCACCCATGATTGCTGCAATGGTATTCGGTTTAATTGCGACAAGCAATATGCTCGCATTTGCCACGACTTGGCTCTCTGCTAGGCTTACCTGGTCGGTCTGGCGGCGGCTCTCAGCCTCTGTTCTTACTGCGTATATGGACAAACCGTATGAGTTTTTCTTTGAACTCCACTCTTCTTCGGCTGTTAAGAATATTGTCTATGAAACTGAACGCCTAGCTGGCTCCCTATTTATGCCTATGCTTATTGTTGTCTCAAGACTCATTGTGACCTGTGGTGTTGCGGTTTTGATTGTGACAATAGATCCATTGCTTTCTTTGATTGTCATTTTTTTTCTCTCCACCATCTACTACATTGTGTATCGTCATTTACATCAACGAGTGAAGCAGAGCGGCAATCTTGCATTTCAGTTTCGTGAACAAATTAGCCGTATTGCCTCTGATACGATTGCTGGTATTAAGGAATTGCGGATGCTTGGTTGCGGGAAACACTTTTATGAAAAATTTCGATTGGCGGCTGATGTCCTAGCTCGGCAATATGTATATGGGATTACACTTAGTGTTTTGCCGCGGTATATCATTGAGACCGCCGCATTGGCTGCCATGCTTGGGTTAGCTGGTTATTTAAGCATTAAGGTCGGCGGGTGGCAGGCCTCTGCCCCAATACTTGCTTTCTATGTTTTTGCTGCCTATCGACTGTTGCCCCAGTTTCAACAGATTTTTGCAAACTCAATAATAATACAACAAAACTCAAATGTGGCTGATATTTTGTACGAATTGGTTTCATCTGCCAAATCACCTATGTCGACAGAAGTCTCGGTTTTGGCCGGACGTAGCCTTAGTGCTCCTATTGATATGGAGCAAGTTTCTTATACCTATCCTGGGTCGGTGGAGCCTGTTCTAAAGGATATTTGTATGAATATACCGAGTTGCTTGACCGTAGGTCTTATGGGTGTGACTGGTGCTGGAAAAAGTACAGTCATTGATTTAATAACAGGGTTTCTTCAACCCACAGAGGGTAGTATTAAAGTTAATGGAGTGCTGTTAAATAGAGAGTTAGCCCCTGTCTGGCGCACTAAGGTTGGTTATGTGCCGCAGGTACCTTTTCTTTTAGACGATACCATTCGAGGTAATATTGCGTTTGGATTACCAAATGTTGAGATAGTCGAAGCCCAGGTTCTCTCATCGGCAAAAATGGCAAATATTCATAATTTTATTCTTAGCTTGCCAGAGGGTTATGAGACGATGGTGGGAGAACAGGGTATTAAGCTTTCAGGCGGACAACGTCAGCGTTTAGCCATTGCTCGAGCATTGTATCGTAATCCTGAAGTGCTAATTTTCGATGAGGCAACTAGTGCTCTTGACCGGGAAACAGAGCAAGTCGTAATAGACTCCATTCAGACCCTGTCACACAAAAAAACCATGCTTATAATTTCGCATCGGCCAGCTTCCCTTAAGGTTTGCGATTTCGTGTATGAGCTTGCCAATGGGAAAATTATTTTGCGGAATTCTACAAAAGAGTTTCCATTGTCGTGA